One Thalassoglobus sp. JC818 genomic region harbors:
- a CDS encoding AAA family ATPase has translation MITRIELIDFMSHRHTVIEPAEGLTVLTGPNNVGKSAIVAALQLLCDNTRGSNYAIRHGAKSCSVTVTTDDGHEVTWSRSKTSSHYVVDGQRFDRIRAGGGFDELNTALRLGKVNSEGNEAFDIHFGAQKSPIFLLDKTGSSAAQFFASSSDVSRLLEMQQVHQDRVRFAKKDKGRLEKELEDCALQLEVLKPSLQIEERTTQVEKLYSQWLESQTAAEAFSELVDEIAQSQSDTEFHSQKSSVLQKLETPPKLEETSRLAELTVGLATISQKMVLHHGQLDSLSPLASPPELFDVDTLSRVLKSCETLESSIQRHQSNRECLTQLEGPPHLEDTDRLEQLILSVEEASLRCIASEARLNSIGDLEPPKWASCDDLQAVVARMSAAVERLEIESAREERFRELASPPDIPSSDGISEVILKLETQMQRMESLSVEMNGIEEQMQLVESSIHDLALDQTCPVCGGNIDPEKAIRQAHSLGRG, from the coding sequence ATGATCACTCGCATCGAGTTGATAGATTTCATGTCGCATCGGCACACCGTCATTGAACCGGCGGAGGGGCTGACGGTGTTGACGGGGCCGAACAATGTCGGCAAGAGTGCGATCGTGGCGGCATTGCAGTTGTTATGCGACAACACCCGTGGCTCAAACTATGCCATCCGGCACGGTGCGAAATCTTGTTCGGTGACTGTGACGACCGACGATGGTCACGAGGTGACGTGGTCGCGAAGCAAGACTTCCTCGCATTATGTCGTAGACGGTCAACGCTTTGACCGAATTCGCGCTGGGGGCGGATTCGATGAATTGAACACCGCTCTAAGGCTCGGCAAGGTCAACAGCGAGGGAAACGAGGCATTTGACATCCATTTCGGGGCTCAGAAGTCGCCGATCTTCTTGCTCGATAAAACAGGCTCATCGGCGGCTCAGTTTTTCGCATCGTCCTCGGATGTGAGCCGACTTCTTGAGATGCAGCAGGTTCATCAGGACCGCGTTCGATTCGCCAAAAAGGATAAGGGGCGATTGGAGAAAGAACTTGAGGACTGCGCACTTCAGCTAGAAGTTCTCAAGCCATCGCTTCAAATTGAAGAGCGAACCACTCAAGTGGAGAAGCTCTACTCGCAATGGCTTGAAAGTCAGACGGCGGCGGAGGCGTTCTCGGAACTTGTCGATGAAATTGCTCAATCGCAGTCTGATACAGAGTTCCACTCACAGAAATCGAGCGTTCTTCAGAAACTTGAGACCCCGCCGAAGCTGGAAGAGACAAGTCGACTCGCGGAGTTGACCGTCGGGCTGGCGACGATTTCACAGAAGATGGTTCTGCATCACGGACAGCTTGATTCACTGAGCCCGCTGGCGTCTCCGCCGGAACTCTTTGATGTCGATACATTGAGTCGCGTGTTGAAATCCTGCGAGACGCTTGAAAGCTCGATTCAACGTCATCAGTCAAATCGAGAATGTCTTACTCAGCTGGAAGGGCCACCTCATCTCGAAGACACAGATCGGCTTGAGCAACTCATTTTGAGTGTTGAGGAAGCGAGCCTCAGATGCATCGCCAGCGAAGCACGTTTGAACTCGATTGGAGATCTGGAACCGCCGAAGTGGGCCTCCTGCGATGACCTGCAAGCTGTTGTTGCGAGAATGTCCGCAGCGGTAGAAAGATTGGAGATCGAATCAGCGAGGGAAGAACGATTTCGCGAGCTTGCTTCCCCTCCTGACATTCCGTCCAGCGATGGAATCTCTGAGGTCATATTAAAGCTTGAGACACAGATGCAGCGGATGGAAAGCTTGTCCGTCGAGATGAATGGAATCGAGGAGCAGATGCAACTCGTTGAGTCATCCATTCACGATCTCGCGCTTGATCAGACGTGTCCTGTTTGTGGAGGCAACATCGATCCGGAAAAAGCCATTCGTCAGGCTCACAGCTTGGGGAGGGGATAA
- a CDS encoding metallophosphoesterase: MSVEEWNGALFIGDPHLESRQPGFRKDNYPEVILEKLRWSLNYARENKLIPVLLGDLFDKPRDNSNWLLNQLFQLLSGEILTVYGNHDVHYQPELTDDDSLSLLVNSGHLTLISEDEPWVGTVAGRPLVIAGSSYRQKIPKTFDSSPHCGKTKTNQNPVVVWVTHHDILIPGYDEGRVKPRSIDGVDLIINGHIHRNLETVVKGKTSWITPGNISRRSRSDACRDHVPSVLELRLDDAEYHLERIEIPHKPFEEVFHEAVIEAVGNETQSAFVSGLAELQARRTDDGAGLIEFLESNVQQFSPQVAAEIMDLAKTVTEGDE, translated from the coding sequence ATGTCGGTCGAGGAATGGAACGGGGCTTTATTTATTGGGGACCCGCATCTTGAGAGTCGACAACCCGGTTTTCGAAAGGATAACTATCCCGAAGTCATCCTGGAGAAACTTCGCTGGTCGTTGAACTACGCACGGGAGAACAAGCTCATTCCGGTTCTGCTGGGAGACCTGTTCGATAAGCCCCGTGATAACTCAAACTGGTTGCTGAACCAACTTTTTCAGTTGCTGTCCGGTGAAATTCTCACGGTCTATGGGAATCACGATGTTCATTATCAACCCGAGTTGACGGATGATGACTCGCTCAGCCTGTTGGTCAATTCCGGACATCTCACCTTAATCAGCGAAGACGAGCCATGGGTCGGCACGGTCGCAGGTCGACCGCTTGTGATTGCTGGCTCTTCTTACCGTCAGAAGATTCCCAAGACCTTTGATTCGAGTCCACACTGCGGAAAAACTAAAACGAACCAAAACCCAGTTGTCGTTTGGGTCACGCACCACGATATCCTCATTCCCGGGTATGACGAGGGGCGGGTCAAACCGCGTTCGATTGATGGCGTGGACTTGATCATCAACGGGCATATTCATCGCAATCTGGAGACAGTCGTTAAGGGAAAGACGTCTTGGATCACTCCCGGAAACATCAGCCGACGATCACGAAGTGACGCTTGCCGCGACCACGTCCCGTCGGTTCTGGAACTGCGTCTGGATGATGCGGAGTATCACCTGGAAAGAATCGAAATACCTCATAAACCCTTCGAGGAAGTATTCCACGAAGCGGTGATCGAAGCGGTCGGCAATGAGACTCAGTCAGCGTTTGTCTCCGGTCTAGCTGAACTGCAGGCCCGTCGAACCGACGACGGGGCTGGGCTGATCGAATTTTTGGAATCGAACGTACAACAATTCAGTCCGCAGGTAGCGGCGGAGATCATGGATCTCGCGAAGACAGTGACAGAAGGAGATGAGTGA
- a CDS encoding DNA repair protein — protein MEAHLSNFEEDRPSDSAVIQGIRRRVDRLIDRRRETERRSKQFRDQLEEVNRVLELSDDVTAALEALNQQLFDKMLGLVQEKLTIALQEILDQAVCFRARSDFKRGKASVEFYIEREGNEESIMNGQGGSVANILSVGLRMFAMMTLDQKEHRRFLVLDEQDCWLRPDLVPRLVKMVYEAGRALGFQVLMISHHDPQSFEQYADKVYRLSLNQHGAIQADEVALSPSHPDGATGEGDQDEL, from the coding sequence ATGGAAGCTCATCTTTCAAATTTCGAAGAAGACAGACCATCTGACAGCGCAGTCATTCAGGGAATTCGTCGTCGTGTCGATCGTCTCATCGACCGACGTCGCGAAACCGAACGGCGTTCGAAACAGTTTCGTGATCAGCTTGAAGAAGTAAATCGCGTTCTGGAACTCTCCGATGATGTCACCGCGGCCCTCGAAGCGTTGAATCAACAACTGTTCGACAAGATGCTCGGACTGGTTCAAGAGAAGTTGACGATTGCACTTCAGGAGATCCTGGATCAGGCGGTCTGTTTCCGTGCGCGGTCGGACTTCAAACGGGGCAAAGCCTCCGTCGAGTTCTACATCGAGCGCGAAGGGAATGAAGAGAGCATCATGAACGGGCAAGGGGGCTCCGTCGCGAACATTCTCAGTGTCGGCTTGCGGATGTTTGCGATGATGACGCTCGACCAGAAGGAACACCGCCGGTTTTTGGTGCTCGACGAACAGGATTGCTGGCTGCGCCCAGATCTTGTTCCCCGGCTCGTCAAAATGGTTTACGAGGCAGGGCGTGCTTTGGGATTTCAGGTACTCATGATCAGTCACCATGATCCGCAGAGTTTTGAGCAATACGCGGATAAGGTCTATCGACTCTCCCTGAATCAGCACGGAGCGATCCAAGCCGATGAAGTGGCTCTGTCACCCTCGCATCCCGACGGGGCAACGGGTGAGGGCGACCAGGATGAGCTTTGA
- a CDS encoding TolC family protein, which translates to MRVDWFLSLILLLAIGSNCWSDDLAMNLSVPIPSLDAQGDPQASDTPVGMQLTLDQAVSIALQNHPSIHERSSSVDRFRGLRWNSTRKPNPTVGYQASEIGDSGRAGMQGVFYSQEFVTANKLGLNGQIGGWEVESARWQTEVQRLRVIGDVRQRFYDLLAASKREEILHVMEAILQDGVSLTQQLVQAGQVGRGELLQAQLRLKENELRHQNAGTQVVAAKRALEVVMGGAPIELNHVVGSLSEAVPELDFDVELPKAIARHPAVEAARAEMVRHQWAVQREQVEPIPNIQSQVGVQYDNASYDTIVNLQLGFELPVNNRNTGRVAAACADYVQASFRAKRLELALREEFVEAFREYGVALQTLKQIENELLPLSQENLETAQTLYKSGEMSYLGLLTAQQSYVEVLLTLNTARQEAWQAVSLIENGLLTNALTTQ; encoded by the coding sequence GTGAGAGTGGATTGGTTTCTGAGCCTGATCCTGCTGTTGGCCATCGGCAGCAATTGCTGGTCAGATGATCTGGCGATGAATCTCTCCGTTCCGATTCCGTCACTCGATGCTCAGGGAGATCCTCAAGCGAGTGATACCCCGGTTGGTATGCAGCTGACGTTGGATCAGGCAGTGTCGATTGCTCTCCAAAATCATCCGTCCATTCACGAACGGAGCTCCAGTGTTGATCGATTCCGCGGTCTTCGATGGAATTCAACTCGGAAGCCCAACCCGACTGTCGGATATCAGGCGTCGGAGATTGGAGACAGCGGTCGGGCTGGTATGCAGGGCGTGTTCTACTCGCAAGAATTTGTCACTGCGAATAAGCTCGGCCTGAATGGACAAATTGGAGGGTGGGAAGTCGAGTCAGCCCGGTGGCAAACGGAAGTCCAAAGACTTCGCGTGATTGGTGATGTCCGACAGCGTTTCTATGATCTGCTCGCTGCCAGCAAGCGTGAAGAAATTCTCCACGTAATGGAAGCCATTCTTCAGGATGGAGTTTCGCTGACTCAGCAGCTTGTTCAGGCAGGTCAAGTGGGGCGAGGTGAGTTGCTACAGGCGCAACTCCGTTTGAAAGAAAACGAACTTCGTCATCAGAATGCCGGGACACAGGTTGTTGCCGCCAAGCGGGCTCTTGAAGTGGTTATGGGAGGTGCGCCGATCGAACTCAACCATGTTGTGGGTTCATTGAGCGAAGCGGTTCCGGAACTCGATTTCGATGTCGAACTTCCGAAGGCGATTGCCAGACATCCCGCTGTTGAAGCGGCACGTGCCGAAATGGTCCGTCATCAATGGGCCGTTCAACGGGAACAGGTTGAACCGATTCCCAACATTCAGTCTCAGGTCGGGGTCCAGTACGACAATGCTTCGTACGACACGATCGTCAACTTGCAGTTGGGATTCGAGTTGCCGGTGAACAATCGCAACACCGGACGAGTGGCCGCAGCATGTGCGGACTACGTGCAGGCGAGTTTCCGAGCCAAACGCCTTGAGTTGGCGCTTCGAGAAGAATTTGTGGAAGCTTTCCGCGAATACGGAGTCGCGCTGCAGACCCTGAAGCAGATCGAAAACGAGCTACTTCCACTTTCGCAAGAGAATCTGGAAACCGCCCAGACACTGTATAAAAGTGGAGAGATGTCTTATCTCGGTCTTTTGACGGCGCAGCAGTCGTACGTTGAGGTGTTGCTCACGCTGAATACTGCCCGGCAAGAAGCCTGGCAGGCGGTCTCTTTAATCGAGAACGGATTGCTGACCAACGCACTGACCACGCAATAA
- a CDS encoding 2Fe-2S iron-sulfur cluster-binding protein translates to MPTVTFKNLKNKKIVVPEGSNLRREAHKNGIPMHSGIHQYLNCHGNGMCGSCRVIVKSGGEQLKRKGWWEKILLLLNPMWLFARIGHEKDMTLACQTRVNGDCEIESTPPMNWSGEEFWV, encoded by the coding sequence ATGCCCACCGTTACGTTCAAGAACCTGAAGAACAAGAAGATTGTCGTTCCAGAAGGATCGAATCTTCGTCGTGAAGCCCATAAGAACGGCATTCCGATGCATTCTGGGATTCATCAATATCTGAATTGCCACGGAAACGGCATGTGCGGAAGTTGCCGCGTGATCGTCAAATCAGGCGGCGAACAGCTCAAGCGAAAAGGCTGGTGGGAAAAGATCCTGCTCTTGCTGAACCCAATGTGGTTGTTCGCTCGCATTGGTCACGAGAAAGACATGACTCTCGCCTGCCAGACACGCGTGAATGGCGATTGCGAGATCGAATCGACTCCACCGATGAACTGGAGCGGCGAAGAATTCTGGGTCTAA
- a CDS encoding dihydrodipicolinate synthase family protein → MHPQRLSGIFTPNLVPYDSNQNINEAELRRYVDWLIERGVHGLYPNGSTGEFTRFTPEERRRIVKIIADQNRGRVPILAGAAEANVRETIKACEYYSDLGVRAVAIVAPFYYKLSPSSVYAYFREIGQNTPIDVTLYNIPMFASPIDVPTVQRLSEECPRIVAIKDSSGEIPHMIRMIQAVRPNRPEFSFLTGWDAALMPMLLVGCDGGTNASSGVVPEVTRKLYDLTVSGQIDAAREIQYDLVTLFDTMIYQAEFPDGFRAAVELRGFQMGRGRQPLSTEQLADLSTLSNTLQCLLSQHGFTDQPVGGCPTPTGGSAANDPDVGKIVGTVVAELKRRGLIS, encoded by the coding sequence ATGCACCCACAGCGACTTTCCGGAATTTTCACTCCCAATCTGGTTCCATACGACTCGAACCAGAATATTAACGAAGCGGAACTGCGCCGGTACGTGGACTGGCTCATCGAGCGAGGAGTTCACGGACTCTATCCGAACGGCTCGACCGGGGAATTTACTCGATTCACCCCCGAAGAACGAAGACGGATTGTCAAGATTATCGCCGACCAGAACCGCGGTCGGGTTCCGATTCTGGCAGGTGCAGCAGAAGCCAACGTTCGCGAGACAATCAAAGCGTGCGAATACTACTCCGACCTCGGAGTTCGGGCGGTCGCGATTGTTGCTCCATTCTATTACAAGCTGAGCCCTTCGTCCGTTTACGCCTATTTTCGTGAGATCGGCCAGAATACTCCGATCGACGTAACGCTCTACAACATCCCGATGTTCGCGAGCCCAATCGATGTTCCAACCGTGCAGCGACTCAGCGAGGAATGCCCTCGAATTGTCGCGATTAAAGATTCTTCGGGGGAAATCCCTCACATGATCCGCATGATTCAGGCCGTCCGACCGAATCGGCCGGAATTCAGCTTCCTGACAGGCTGGGACGCAGCACTGATGCCAATGTTGCTGGTCGGCTGCGATGGCGGCACAAACGCTTCGAGTGGAGTCGTTCCGGAAGTCACTCGAAAACTGTACGACCTGACTGTTTCCGGCCAAATCGATGCTGCCCGGGAAATTCAGTACGACCTGGTCACCCTCTTCGACACAATGATCTATCAGGCCGAGTTCCCCGATGGATTCCGAGCAGCTGTCGAATTGCGAGGATTCCAGATGGGGCGAGGACGCCAACCGCTGTCGACGGAACAACTGGCGGATCTGTCAACGCTCTCCAACACTCTGCAATGCCTGCTTTCGCAACACGGGTTCACCGACCAGCCAGTCGGAGGTTGCCCGACACCAACCGGTGGCTCCGCCGCGAATGACCCTGACGTCGGAAAAATTGTGGGGACAGTCGTCGCAGAATTGAAACGACGCGGACTGATTTCCTGA